The Thermodesulfobacterium sp. TA1 sequence AACCAAAGAGAAAGCCTGGTTTTTAGCAGAAAGAATAAGAAAAGCTGTAGAGGGACACAAGTTTGAGGGGATAGACAAATTAACCATAAGTGGTGGAGTGGTTGAATACCGTAGTGGGATAGACCTCCCCCAGCTTTTAAAAGAAGTAGATGAAAAACTATATCAAGCAAAAAAGTCAGGCAAAAATCAGATTGTATCTTGAAAGTATAAAAAATCTTTCTAACATTGGTTAGAAAGCTTGATAAACTTTTTAAGTGTATGTATACTTGAAAAAAATACTATTGGTGGGTGAGGGTGTTATGTCAGATTGGGGAAAAGAGTTTGAAGAATACCTTAACAGGTCTTTTCAAGGGGTTTCTCTGGGAGAGATAGTAAAAGGAACGGTGGTTAAAATAGGCAAAGATTATGCCTTTATAGACGTTGGTTTAAAGGGAGAGGCCCTTTTACCTCTTGAGGAGATAAAAGACGACACAGGGAAGTTTTGGTTTAAAGAAGGAGACGAAGGAGAGTTTTTGGTAGTTGGAAGGGCACCTTCAGGTGGGTATTTACTCTCTTATCTAAAAATAAGAGAAAAAAGACTTAAAGAAAAAATAAAAGAAAGCTTTGAAAAGGGTGTTCCTGTTAAGGTAAGGGTGGTTTCTTTGGTAAAAGGTGGTTATAGCGTTAAGGTTGAAGGACTTCTTCCTGGTTTCCTTCCCTTTTCTCAGGCTCATTTTAGAGAAAGGCTTGGTGAGCCAGAAGCTTTACTTGGTGCTGAGTTCGAGGCTTTGGTTACTAAGTTGTCTAAGGATGATTTGGTGGTCTCAAAAAGGGCTTTACTTGAGAGAGAGTATGAACTTAAGAAAAAAGAGGTTTTAGAGAAGGTAAAACAAGAAGGTATCTTAGAAGGGGAGGTTTTTAAGAGGGTTGAAGGAGGTTTTTTGGTAGACTTTCAAGGGGTGTTTAAAGGATTTCTTCCGGACAAAGAACTTTCTTGGTTTAGGATATCAGACCCAGATGGATTTTTAAAGAAAGGAGACAAAATAAAGGTAAAAGTGCTTTCTTTTGAGCCGAAAAAAGAACAAATCAAGGTTAGTATCAAGGCTTTGGAGCCTGATCCTTGGGAAGGAATAGAAAAGCGCTATCAGGAAGGGCAAAGAGTTAAAGGTAAAGTGGTAGGAGTTTTTGATTTTGGTGCTTTTTTAGAGTTAGAGCCTGGGGTTGAGGGATTGATACCAAGAAGTGAAATAGGTTGGAATAAAAACTTGAAGCCTAAGGAAATTTTAGGTTTAGGAGATTTAGTAGAAGCGGTTATCTTAGAGATGAAACCCTCAGAAAGAAAGATGGTTCTTAGTTTAAGACGCTTAGAACCAAGTCCTTGGGAAAGATTGGTCGAAGAAGTAAGGGTAGGAGATGTATTAAAAGGTAAAGTGAAACAGGTTATTAACCATGGTATTTTGGTTGAGGTAAGAGAGGGGGTTGAAGGTTTTGTTCATGTATCTAACCTTTCTTGGGGAAGGGTTGAAAATCTAAAAGAGAAGTTTGTGCCAGGACAAGAGCTTACAGTCAAGGTGCTTGAGATAAACCCAGAAAAAAAGAGATTAGTGCTAAGTATCAAACATCTAACCCCAGACCCGTGGGAAAGTTTTGCCGCCACATATAAAATAGGTTATATTTTAGAAGGTGTAGTAAGACGAATAGTTTCTAATGGGGTGATAGTGGAAGTGTCTCCTGAGATAGAAGGTTTTATTCCGTTTAAAGAACTTTCTGAAGAGTTTAAAGAGAAAAAATTTCTTAAGCCAGAAAAGGTAGCTGAACAATACAAACCTGGAGACAAATTAAAGGGTAAAATAGTGCTGTTAGACCCTGTTAATAAAAAACTTCATCTTTCTTGTGTAAAATATATAGAGGAGCTTGAAAACCAGGAATTAGAAAACTATAAAGGCAACCTTCAAGTTGGAGCAGGCCTAAAGTTAGGAGATTTATTAGCCCAAAAGCTAAGTAAACCCTAAGGGAGTTTTATGATGAAAAGACCCTGGTTGGTATATGGGCTTTCCTTTATAGGTGGTTTGGTGGTTTTTTTAATAGTTTTAAGCTTTGTGCTTTCGTTTTTGTTAAAGTTTAAGGAATTAGATTTTGGAAGACCTCAGATAGGGGTTTTAGAGATTAAAGGGGTTATTGCTGATCCTGAGGAATATTTAAGGGCTATCAAGGTGTTTCAAGAAAGAGAAAACATAAAAGGGGTGGTAGTGCGTATAGACTCTCCAGGCGGCTCTGTTGGAGCTTCTCAAGAAATTTTTGAGGAGTTAAAGAAGCTCAGAAAGTTTAAACCTGTGGTAATTTCTATGGGGAATATAGCAGCTTCTGGTGGTTTTTATATCTCTCTTGGTGGTAATCAAACTTTTGCCCTTCCTGGAACCTTGACAGGCAGTATTGGGGTAGTGCTTCAAGTGCCTAATTTAGAAAAGCTTTTAAAAAAATTAGGGGTTGAAGCTGAGGTAGTAAAAAGCGGAGAATATAAAGATACAGGGTCTTTTTATAGACCTTTAAGCCCTAAGGAACGGGAATATCTTCAAGAGAAAATAAAGGTTATCCACAGTCAGTTTGTGAAGGCTATTGCTGAAGAGAAAAAACTTCCTGAAACTAAGGTTAGAGAAATAGCCGATGGAAGGATTTTTACCGGAGAAGAAGCTTTAAAATTAGGTTTGATAGACAGGTTGGGAGGTTTTTGGGATGCTGTAGATGAGGTAAAAAAATTAGCCAAAATAAAAGAGGTAAAGTTGGTTTATTTTCCTGAGAAAAAAAGAAGTTTTTGGCAGTTTTTATTAGAGGAAAAAGCTTCTTTATTAGCTGAAATGGTTTATTTTAAACCTTGGTTTTTCCCTAATTATTAAAGGTAAAGAAAATGAATAGAAGTGATTTGATAGAGAGTTTAAGTTTAAAGTTTGGTGACATAGAAAAGGAAGATTTGAAAACGATAGTTGAACTTTTTTTTGAAACCCTAAAAGAAGAGCTTAAAAAGGGTAATCGGATAGAGTTTAGAGATTTTGGGGTTTTTTTGCTTAAAAAAAACAAAGGTCTTATCTTTAAGAACCCTAAAAATCAGCAGAATTATTATGTTAAAAATAAACTACGAGTGATTTTTAAATTAGGGAAGGAATTTAAGGACAGATTAAACCTTCCTTTTTTGGCTTCTTTAGACTTGGGAACTCAAACTTTTAGGCTTTGTTTAGGTAAAAAAGTAAAAAAGCAATTATATTTTTTGGTAAAAAGAAGGGAGAATGTGAGATTAGGAGAAGGGTTGGTTAACCAAGAAATTTCAGAAGAGTCTTTTATTAGAGGGATAGAAACCTTAAAAAGTTTTAAAGCTTTAATGGATGTATACGAAGTAAAAGCTTATAGAGCTGTAGGAACGGCTATTTTTAGAAAAGCAAAAAATGCGTCTTCATTTTTAGAAGAGGCTAAGAAAATAGGCATAGATATAGAGGTGGTTTCTCCAGAAGAGGAGATTTTGTTGTCTTTAAAAGGAGTAATCTATGGATTAAAAGACCAAAATTTGGTTAGAAGAAAATGTTTGATAGTAGATGTGGGTGGTGGGTCTACAGAGTTTATGTTGAGTGAAAAAATCACCCCTAAGTGGGTAAAAAGTTTAGAAATAGGGGCGGTTTCATTAAAAGAACTTTTTCAGCTTAGATATCCGGTAAATTATAGGGTATTTAAGTCTATTATAGATTACCTTTCTGATAAATTAGTTGAGCTTCCTCAAGAAGAGGTAGACCATGTGATTTTTACAGGAGGCACTGCCAGTTTGTTGGGAGCTTTAGATTTAAAGCTTAAAATATTTTCTCCTTATGCGTTAAATAGTCATAAAATTTCTAAGGACCGGATAGAAAAAATAATAAAAAAATTAGCTAACAGTGACCTTGAGAGGATTTCTAAAATGAAAGGGATGGAAAAAGGAAGAGAAGATATAGCCCTTCCAGGTGCACTTATCTGTTTTTCTGTCTTAGAATATTTTAAGAAAGACTCTCTAATACTAAGTGTTAACGGTATTTTAGAGGGAACTTTACTTTCTTTAATAGAGAGGTATAATTAGTAAAAATTTTCATGTTATAAAGGGGTTTGGTTATATGTTGGAAATCTTATATGAAGCCTATACCTTTGATGACCTTCTTTTGGTACCTGCTTATTCTGAGGTCTTACCTAAGGATGTAAACGTTCATACTTATATTACCCCTAAGATAAAGCTTAATATTCCTCTTATTTCTGCGGCGATGGATACGGTTACCGAAAGCCGTATGGCGATAAGTATGGCTCGAGAGGGAGGATTAGGGGTAATCCATCGCAATATGACCCTTGATGAACAGGTAAGAGAGGTAGAGAAGGTTAAAAAATCAGAAAGCGGGATGATTTATGACCCAATAACAGTGTTTCCGGACACTCCGATAAAAGAAGTGCTTAAGTTGATGGAAGAATTTAAGATTTCTGGTATCCCGGTGGTTGAAGGTTCAAACAAAAAACTTGTAGGAATAATTACCAACAGAGACTTAAGGTTTGAAACTAACTTTGAACGCCCGGTTAAAGATTTGATGACCAAAGAAAATTTAGTTACCGCTAAACCAGGTATTAGTTTAGAAGAGGCTGTTCAGATTTTACATGAACATCGTATAGAGAAACTTCTTATCGTAGACGATGATTTTTGTCTGAAAGGTTTGATTACCATCAAGGATATAGAAAAAATCAAAAAATATCCTAATGCGTGTAAAGATGAACTTGGAAGATTAAGGGTTGGTGCAGCCATTGGGGTTGGGGCTAATAGGTTGGAACAGGCAGAAAGGCTTCTTAAAGCTGGGGCTGATGTGTTGTTTATAGATTCAGCCCACGGACATTCTAAAAATGTAATAGAAACCATAAAAGAAATAAAGTATCATTTTCCTGATTGCCAGCTGGTAGCAGGTAATGTAGCCACGGCTGAGGGGGCTGAAGCCTTGATAAAGGCTGGAGCAGACGGAATAAAGGTAGGGATAGGCCCTGGTTCTATCTGCACTACAAGGATCGTAGCCGGAGCAGGTGTTCCTCAACTTACTGCTATTCATAACTGTGCGGTTGTAGCTGAAAAATATGGCATTCCAGTAATAGCTGACGGAGGTATTAGATTTTCTGGAGATATCGTTAAAGCCCTTGCTGCAGGAGCCCATGCGGTAATGATAGGTAATCTTTTTGCTGGAACAGAAGAGGCACCTGGAGAAACTATCCTTTATGAAGGAAGAACCTACAAAGTTTATAGAGGTATGGGGTCTCTTTCTGCCATGGCTAAAAGAGGTGGAAGTGAACGGTATGGTCAAGAAGGAGAAGACCTTTCTAAGTTTGTGCCTGAAGGAATTGAAGGTAAGGTGCCTTATCGTGGACCTGTGTCTAACATGATCTATCAGTTGGTAGGAGGCATCCGTTCTGGTATGGGGTATTGTGGCTGTAAAAACATCGAGGAATTGAGAAAAAAGGCTAAGTTTATAAAGATAACCCCTGCAGGTTATCGAGAAAGCCATGTGCACGATGTCACGATTTTAAGAGAATCTCCTAATTATTGGATAGGTAAGTAATTTAAAAGAAAATTTAGCGTATTAGCTAAGGGCTTTTACCTCTTTTTTGAGGTTTTGAGAATAAATTTAAAACAATCGAAAATGTTTGTTTAATTCTTTTTATAAACAGTTGAAATTAGATAGTAAAGGTGCTAAAATTTTTAAAAATATAATTTTTTTAAAAGGTAAGATAGATGCCTTTATATGAATGGCAAGCAAGGTCGGTTACAGGAGAAATTAGAAAAGGGGTTTTAGAGGCGGCGAATTCTCAACTGGTAGAGGTTTACTTAAGACGTCTTAACTTAGTTCCTATCAAAATAACCGAAAAAAAACAAAGTTCTTTTGGTTTTTTAAGTCTTAAGTCTGTTTCAGATAAAGATTTAGCAAGTTTTACCAGGCAGTTTGCGGTTATTTTAGAGGCAGGTCTTCCTATAGTTAAATGTCTCGAAATCTTGGCAGAGCAACAAAGGAATAAATATTTTAAAGAGGTTATAAAAGACATTAAGTATAAGGTAGAAACCGGAACTGCACTTAGCGATGCCATGGCTCACTATCCTAAGATTTTTGATAACCTTTATATCCAAATGATAAGGTCTGGAGAATCAAGCGGTAATTTAGACTTGATTTTAAATCGTCTGGCTGACTACATAGAAAAGATTGTAGGGATAAAAAGTAAGGTAAAACATGCGATGATCTATCCTTCGGTTATCATTGTAGTTACTATTTTAGTAATTTCTATCATCATGCTTTTTGTAATTCCTAAGTTTGCTGAAATTTATGAAAGTGCAGGACAATCTTTACCTGTTCCTACCCAAATCCTTATTAACATTAGTAAAAATTTTGGGAAAATACTAATATTTTTAATCCTTTTAGTGGTGGGTTTGTTTTTGGGGATAAAGTTTTATAGAAAGACTGAGCGAGGAAGATATGTAACCGATAAATTACTTTTAAGACTTCCATTGCTTGGAGATCTATTTTTAAAAGCAGCGGTTGCGAGAACGGCAAGGACTTTAGCTAACTTGGTTGGTGGAGGGGTTCAGCTTCTCCCAGCTATTACCATTGCAGGTGAGACTTCAGGTAATAGGGTTATAGAGAAGGCGATGGAAGAGGTAAAGCTTAATGTTTCTGCCGGACAGTCGATAGCTGACCCTATGATGGCAACAGGGGTTTTTCCCTTTTTTATGGTAGAGATGGTAAGGGTAGGCGAACTTTCAGGAAAACTTGAAGAAATGCTTAATAAAGTAGCAGGGTTTTTTGAAGAAGAAGTAGACAGAATGGTTAATACCCTTTCTACTTTGATAGAGCCGATTTTGATAGTCATTTTAGGGGTGGTGGTAGGTGGTATTTTGGTTGCCCTCTATCTACCTATCTTTAAGTTGGGTGAAGTTATAGGTGGAATGCGATAGTTGTTTGGTTAAGGAGGGAAGATGTTTCGGGTTTATAAGTCAGAAAACGGTATTTTATTGCCTGCAGAGACCATCGCCCCTCATACTTGGATTTGTCTTTTTAATCCATTAGAAGAAGAGATTTCATATTTAGAAAAAAAATGCCATATTTTTCCTGAATTTCTTAGATATCCCTTAGATGAAGAAGAAAGACCAAGGATTGAAAAGGAAGAACAACAGGTTCTTATTATCTTAAGAGTACCAGATATTATTTCTAAAGGAATTTTTGTGCGTTATGAGACCATACCTATAGGTATTATCCTTACCGAAGAATACATCATCACCGTTTGCCTTAAAGACCATCCTATTTTTGAGGATTTTATTTCTTTTGCCAATAAAAGTAAGACCTTTGACCTTAGAAATCCGGTTAACTTTTTGCTTAATTTTATGCTAAATGCCACCTCTCTTTATATTAAGGTTTTAAGAAACATAGATAAAGTTCTTGAAGAATACGAAGAAGAAATCTTTAAGGCAATAGAAAACGAAGAGATTATCAAGATGCTTAGTATAGAAAAAACTCTTACTTATTTTAATACCTCTTTGCAAGGCAACGATACCGTTCTTACCAAGATACAAAGTGGAAGATATGTTAGGTTAACTGAAGAAGATCAAGAGGTTTTAGAAGACCTTCAGATAGAAAACAGACAGGCTATAGAGATGACCAAAGTGTTTTTAACCATCGTTTCTGGTACGATGGACGCTTATGCTTCTATTATCAACAACAACCTTAACCTTATCATGAAGTTTTTAGCTAGTATGGCTATCATCATTTCTATTCCTACTATTGTTTACAGCATGTATGGAATGAACATCCCTCTTCCTTTTCAAGAGTTACCTCCTTTTAAAGGTACTCCCTATGCCTTTTTTTTAGTAAATTTTGCTACTTTCTTTATCATGGTGTTGTTGTTTTTTTTCTTTAGAAAAAAACGTTATCTTTAGTATTTTTATTGAAGGAGAAATTTATGAATTTTGACAAATTGACCTTAGAGAACGAATTGATAACCGTTAAAGATAAATCTTTTAAGATAGTGAGACCTGCAAAACTTGAAGAAATTTTTGAGGGAGATCCTTTTTTAGAGGTAGAGAAGTTTCCGCTTTGGTTTAAAGTATGGGAAGCAAGTTTGGTTTTGGCAGATTATGTAGCAGGGTTAACTTCTCCTAAGAAAATTTTAGAGCTGGGAGCAGGGCTTGGAGTAGTTAGTTTAGTTGCTGCAGGTTTTGGCCATGAGGTTTTAGCCACAGACTATGATAAACAGCCATTAAAATTTTTGGAACTTTCTGCTAAAGAAAACGGGCTTTCATTAAAAACCCAGGTATTAGATTGGACTTCACCTAACCTACAAGGGAAATTTGAGTTAATCGTAGGAGCAGAGATAGTTTTTAGGAAAAGTCTTTTTGACCCTCTTTTAGAGATTTTTAAAAATTTTCTTACAGACCAAGGAGAAGTTTTGCTTGCCCATAGCGGTGATAGAAAAAGGGTGCTTGTGCCATTTTTATATAAAGCGCAAGAACATTTTGAGGTGTTAACAAGTATAAGAAAAATAAAAGGGGAGGACGGGACCCAAGAGATTATATTAAACAAGCTTTTGTTTAAAAAGAATTAATGAAGGTTTCTCAGGCCTTCAATCAGGGTAAGAAGCTTCTTTCTCAGATAGAAGACCCTGAATATGCTAATTGGGAAGTTCTTTTAATCCTCTCTTATCTTCTAAAAGTAAAACCTTTAGAAGTCTATTTATTTTTTGATAAAGATATTCCTGAGGAAGAATTTTTTAAAATTATTCAAGCCAGGTTAACCAAGAAACCTTTAGCTTATATCCTTAAAGAGGCTTATTTCTGGGGAAGAAAGTTTGAGATAGAAGA is a genomic window containing:
- a CDS encoding S1 RNA-binding domain-containing protein, producing MSDWGKEFEEYLNRSFQGVSLGEIVKGTVVKIGKDYAFIDVGLKGEALLPLEEIKDDTGKFWFKEGDEGEFLVVGRAPSGGYLLSYLKIREKRLKEKIKESFEKGVPVKVRVVSLVKGGYSVKVEGLLPGFLPFSQAHFRERLGEPEALLGAEFEALVTKLSKDDLVVSKRALLEREYELKKKEVLEKVKQEGILEGEVFKRVEGGFLVDFQGVFKGFLPDKELSWFRISDPDGFLKKGDKIKVKVLSFEPKKEQIKVSIKALEPDPWEGIEKRYQEGQRVKGKVVGVFDFGAFLELEPGVEGLIPRSEIGWNKNLKPKEILGLGDLVEAVILEMKPSERKMVLSLRRLEPSPWERLVEEVRVGDVLKGKVKQVINHGILVEVREGVEGFVHVSNLSWGRVENLKEKFVPGQELTVKVLEINPEKKRLVLSIKHLTPDPWESFAATYKIGYILEGVVRRIVSNGVIVEVSPEIEGFIPFKELSEEFKEKKFLKPEKVAEQYKPGDKLKGKIVLLDPVNKKLHLSCVKYIEELENQELENYKGNLQVGAGLKLGDLLAQKLSKP
- the sppA gene encoding signal peptide peptidase SppA, which encodes MKRPWLVYGLSFIGGLVVFLIVLSFVLSFLLKFKELDFGRPQIGVLEIKGVIADPEEYLRAIKVFQERENIKGVVVRIDSPGGSVGASQEIFEELKKLRKFKPVVISMGNIAASGGFYISLGGNQTFALPGTLTGSIGVVLQVPNLEKLLKKLGVEAEVVKSGEYKDTGSFYRPLSPKEREYLQEKIKVIHSQFVKAIAEEKKLPETKVREIADGRIFTGEEALKLGLIDRLGGFWDAVDEVKKLAKIKEVKLVYFPEKKRSFWQFLLEEKASLLAEMVYFKPWFFPNY
- a CDS encoding HU family DNA-binding protein, with the translated sequence MNRSDLIESLSLKFGDIEKEDLKTIVELFFETLKEELKKGNRIEFRDFGVFLLKKNKGLIFKNPKNQQNYYVKNKLRVIFKLGKEFKDRLNLPFLASLDLGTQTFRLCLGKKVKKQLYFLVKRRENVRLGEGLVNQEISEESFIRGIETLKSFKALMDVYEVKAYRAVGTAIFRKAKNASSFLEEAKKIGIDIEVVSPEEEILLSLKGVIYGLKDQNLVRRKCLIVDVGGGSTEFMLSEKITPKWVKSLEIGAVSLKELFQLRYPVNYRVFKSIIDYLSDKLVELPQEEVDHVIFTGGTASLLGALDLKLKIFSPYALNSHKISKDRIEKIIKKLANSDLERISKMKGMEKGREDIALPGALICFSVLEYFKKDSLILSVNGILEGTLLSLIERYN
- the guaB gene encoding IMP dehydrogenase yields the protein MLEILYEAYTFDDLLLVPAYSEVLPKDVNVHTYITPKIKLNIPLISAAMDTVTESRMAISMAREGGLGVIHRNMTLDEQVREVEKVKKSESGMIYDPITVFPDTPIKEVLKLMEEFKISGIPVVEGSNKKLVGIITNRDLRFETNFERPVKDLMTKENLVTAKPGISLEEAVQILHEHRIEKLLIVDDDFCLKGLITIKDIEKIKKYPNACKDELGRLRVGAAIGVGANRLEQAERLLKAGADVLFIDSAHGHSKNVIETIKEIKYHFPDCQLVAGNVATAEGAEALIKAGADGIKVGIGPGSICTTRIVAGAGVPQLTAIHNCAVVAEKYGIPVIADGGIRFSGDIVKALAAGAHAVMIGNLFAGTEEAPGETILYEGRTYKVYRGMGSLSAMAKRGGSERYGQEGEDLSKFVPEGIEGKVPYRGPVSNMIYQLVGGIRSGMGYCGCKNIEELRKKAKFIKITPAGYRESHVHDVTILRESPNYWIGK
- a CDS encoding type II secretion system F family protein, which produces MPLYEWQARSVTGEIRKGVLEAANSQLVEVYLRRLNLVPIKITEKKQSSFGFLSLKSVSDKDLASFTRQFAVILEAGLPIVKCLEILAEQQRNKYFKEVIKDIKYKVETGTALSDAMAHYPKIFDNLYIQMIRSGESSGNLDLILNRLADYIEKIVGIKSKVKHAMIYPSVIIVVTILVISIIMLFVIPKFAEIYESAGQSLPVPTQILINISKNFGKILIFLILLVVGLFLGIKFYRKTERGRYVTDKLLLRLPLLGDLFLKAAVARTARTLANLVGGGVQLLPAITIAGETSGNRVIEKAMEEVKLNVSAGQSIADPMMATGVFPFFMVEMVRVGELSGKLEEMLNKVAGFFEEEVDRMVNTLSTLIEPILIVILGVVVGGILVALYLPIFKLGEVIGGMR
- a CDS encoding magnesium transporter CorA family protein, translating into MFRVYKSENGILLPAETIAPHTWICLFNPLEEEISYLEKKCHIFPEFLRYPLDEEERPRIEKEEQQVLIILRVPDIISKGIFVRYETIPIGIILTEEYIITVCLKDHPIFEDFISFANKSKTFDLRNPVNFLLNFMLNATSLYIKVLRNIDKVLEEYEEEIFKAIENEEIIKMLSIEKTLTYFNTSLQGNDTVLTKIQSGRYVRLTEEDQEVLEDLQIENRQAIEMTKVFLTIVSGTMDAYASIINNNLNLIMKFLASMAIIISIPTIVYSMYGMNIPLPFQELPPFKGTPYAFFLVNFATFFIMVLLFFFFRKKRYL
- a CDS encoding methyltransferase; the protein is MNFDKLTLENELITVKDKSFKIVRPAKLEEIFEGDPFLEVEKFPLWFKVWEASLVLADYVAGLTSPKKILELGAGLGVVSLVAAGFGHEVLATDYDKQPLKFLELSAKENGLSLKTQVLDWTSPNLQGKFELIVGAEIVFRKSLFDPLLEIFKNFLTDQGEVLLAHSGDRKRVLVPFLYKAQEHFEVLTSIRKIKGEDGTQEIILNKLLFKKN